In one Sesamum indicum cultivar Zhongzhi No. 13 linkage group LG12, S_indicum_v1.0, whole genome shotgun sequence genomic region, the following are encoded:
- the LOC105175431 gene encoding transcription factor DYT1, whose product MNKATIITDAITYIEELQKSVEDLTDQLHQMEATSVAEENPNFKEIDAEQGMNKWGLAPEVQVNHIGGTKYWIKIVFQKKRGGLTKLMEAISVLGFDITDTSITTSDGAVLVTLSAEGIHGGLSEADKIKKFLLEVIGNI is encoded by the exons ATGAACAAAGCAACCATAATTACTGATGCAATCACTTACATTGAAGAGCTACAAAAATCTGTGGAAGACCTCACTGACCAACTACACCAAATGGAGGCAACTTCTGTTGCTGAGGAGAACCCCAACTTCAAAGAGATTGATGCAGAACAAGGGATGAACAAATGGGGATTAGCA CCGGAAGTTCAGGTAAACCACATCGGTGGGACTAAGTACTGGATTAAGATTGTATTCCAGAAGAAGAGAGGGGGGCTTACTAAACTAATGGAAGCTATCAGTGTGTTAGGATTTGATATCACGGATACAAGCATTACCACCTCTGATGGAGCAGTTCTTGTTACTTTGTCTGCAGAG GGAATTCACGGTGGACTGTCCGAAGCTGACAAGATCAAAAAGTTCCTCCTAGAGGTTATTGGTAACATCTAG